One region of Limisphaera ngatamarikiensis genomic DNA includes:
- the nuoH gene encoding NADH-quinone oxidoreductase subunit NuoH codes for MGFWEGLDATTQQALITVIRAVAAFAVLMFLVSYVVLIERRVCAFIQDRVGPNRCGPLGLLQPAADAIKAFLKEDFTPAHVRRVLYTLAPALVMTPAVLNLAVIPFGSAPGTRSGSWVIADLNVGLVYVFGILSLSVYGIVLAGYASNSRYPLLGGLRSGAQLISYEVLMGLSVVPVFLWVGSLNLSEILAAQTGRAAWAPAWLPVPNWLVFQSPMTFFSLCLFLVAAFAETNRTPFDLPEAEQELAGGYNVEYSSMRFALFFMGEYAAMILASALMTTLFFGGWTLPWWGLDRPAATVWGGLLHVAIFVGKVLALLLVFIWVRWMWPRFRYDQLMRLSWYGLIPLALANILVTATWLWWRSL; via the coding sequence ATGGGTTTCTGGGAAGGACTGGACGCGACAACGCAGCAGGCGCTGATCACCGTGATCCGCGCGGTGGCGGCGTTTGCGGTGCTGATGTTCCTGGTGTCCTACGTGGTGTTGATCGAACGCCGGGTTTGCGCGTTCATTCAGGATCGCGTGGGACCGAACCGTTGCGGTCCGCTGGGTCTGCTGCAGCCGGCGGCCGACGCGATCAAGGCGTTTCTCAAGGAGGATTTCACGCCGGCGCATGTGCGGCGGGTGTTGTACACGCTGGCACCGGCGCTGGTCATGACGCCCGCGGTACTGAACCTGGCGGTGATCCCGTTCGGGTCGGCCCCCGGCACGCGCTCGGGTTCCTGGGTGATTGCGGACCTGAACGTGGGTCTGGTGTACGTGTTCGGGATCCTCTCGTTGAGCGTGTACGGGATCGTGCTGGCTGGGTACGCCTCCAACTCGCGCTATCCGTTGCTGGGCGGGCTGCGCAGTGGTGCGCAGTTGATCTCGTACGAGGTGCTGATGGGGCTGTCGGTGGTACCGGTGTTCCTGTGGGTCGGGAGCCTGAACCTGAGCGAGATTCTGGCGGCGCAGACCGGCCGGGCCGCGTGGGCCCCGGCATGGCTGCCGGTTCCGAACTGGCTGGTGTTTCAGAGTCCGATGACGTTTTTCTCCCTGTGTCTGTTCCTGGTGGCGGCGTTTGCCGAGACCAACCGGACGCCGTTCGACCTGCCCGAGGCGGAGCAGGAACTGGCCGGCGGTTACAACGTCGAGTACAGCTCCATGCGCTTTGCCCTGTTCTTCATGGGCGAATACGCGGCGATGATCCTGGCCTCCGCGTTGATGACCACGCTGTTTTTCGGGGGTTGGACGCTGCCGTGGTGGGGATTGGACCGGCCGGCGGCGACCGTGTGGGGCGGGCTGTTGCACGTGGCGATTTTTGTGGGCAAGGTGCTGGCGTTGTTGCTGGTGTTCATTTGGGTGCGGTGGATGTGGCCGCGGTTCCGTTATGATCAGCTGATGCGGCTGAGCTGGTACGGCCTGATCCCCCTGGCCCTGGCCAACATCCTGGTGACGGCAACCTGGCTGTGGTGGCGGAGCCTATGA
- the nuoE gene encoding complex I 24 kDa subunit family protein gives MDWSVPPALEAEIDALVARYPVKRSASLMVLHALQAHFGWLSQEAIEWTARKLGLQPIHIYELVTFYPMFRQEPCGRWQIKICRTLSCMLAGSHELHRRLCERLGLDPHRHGPQTTADGRFTVEFVECLASCHTAPVLMVNDDLWERVGPEQVESWLAHPEFAPPKPEAKS, from the coding sequence ATGGATTGGAGCGTACCCCCGGCCCTGGAGGCGGAGATCGACGCGTTGGTGGCGCGTTATCCGGTCAAACGGAGCGCGTCCCTGATGGTGTTGCACGCGCTGCAGGCGCATTTCGGGTGGTTGTCCCAGGAGGCCATTGAATGGACGGCACGCAAGCTCGGGCTGCAACCGATCCATATTTACGAGCTGGTGACGTTTTACCCGATGTTCCGGCAGGAACCTTGCGGCCGGTGGCAGATCAAGATCTGTCGCACGCTGAGCTGCATGCTGGCGGGCTCGCATGAGCTGCACCGGCGGCTGTGCGAGCGGTTGGGGTTGGATCCGCACCGGCACGGGCCGCAGACGACCGCCGATGGACGGTTTACCGTGGAGTTTGTGGAGTGTCTGGCCAGTTGTCACACCGCGCCGGTGTTGATGGTGAATGATGATCTGTGGGAGCGGGTCGGCCCCGAGCAGGTCGAATCGTGGCTGGCCCATCCGGAGTTCGCCCCGCCCAAGCCGGAGGCGAAATCATGA
- the nuoF gene encoding NADH-quinone oxidoreductase subunit NuoF, whose product MPAEYRLILKHASEPGYTPDLACYLRHGGYEALRKGLTLPPLTLPDGRVLSAQEQIREEVVKSGLRGRGGAGFPCGLKWSFVDRKSGKPIYLICNADESEPGTFKDRQIIHRDPHQLLEGMILACFANDVHLGFIYIRGEFTQGAKILERALAEAREAGFLGKNILGTGYDLDIIVHRGAGAYICGEETGLIESLEGKRPYPRIKPPYFPAVLGLYMCPTIVNNVETLCNIKHIVAMGGAEFAKIGTPNNTGTRLVSLSGHVRRPGCYEIETGKVTLGELIFDPAFGGGLREGRQLQAIIPGGVSAKVFRAGERVTLRRRGLDGKDVVEEKDVLDLPYDFDTLIAAGSMSGSGAVIVVDDSVSMVDVLANISAFFAHESCGQCTPCREGSLWMAKILKRLAEGRGRRRDADDLLHIADNIPGGRTICAFGDACSWPVQSTVAKFKEQFVARGEEGEARREARRAGDAAAAGSGRAGATRPTATAGARMA is encoded by the coding sequence ATGCCCGCAGAATACCGGTTGATTTTGAAACATGCGAGCGAGCCGGGGTACACGCCGGATCTGGCGTGCTACCTGCGCCACGGCGGGTACGAGGCGTTGCGCAAGGGGTTGACCCTGCCGCCGTTGACGCTACCGGACGGCCGGGTGTTGAGCGCGCAGGAGCAAATCCGCGAAGAAGTGGTCAAATCCGGCTTGCGGGGCCGGGGTGGCGCCGGGTTCCCCTGCGGGTTGAAATGGAGTTTTGTGGATCGGAAAAGCGGCAAGCCGATCTACCTCATTTGCAACGCCGACGAGTCCGAACCCGGCACGTTCAAGGACCGGCAGATCATCCACCGCGACCCGCATCAATTGCTGGAGGGGATGATCCTGGCCTGCTTCGCCAATGACGTGCACCTCGGGTTCATCTATATCCGGGGCGAATTCACCCAGGGCGCGAAGATTTTGGAACGGGCGCTGGCGGAGGCGCGCGAGGCGGGGTTTCTGGGGAAAAACATTTTGGGGACCGGTTACGATTTGGACATCATCGTGCACCGGGGTGCCGGGGCCTACATTTGCGGGGAGGAAACCGGCCTGATCGAGTCCCTGGAGGGGAAACGGCCGTATCCGCGGATCAAACCGCCCTATTTCCCGGCGGTGCTGGGGCTGTACATGTGTCCCACGATCGTCAACAACGTGGAGACCCTGTGCAACATCAAGCACATCGTGGCCATGGGAGGCGCGGAGTTTGCCAAAATCGGCACCCCGAACAACACGGGCACGCGCCTGGTCAGCCTCAGCGGACATGTGCGCCGGCCGGGTTGCTATGAGATCGAGACGGGCAAGGTGACCCTGGGCGAGTTGATTTTTGATCCGGCCTTTGGAGGCGGACTGCGCGAGGGGCGGCAGCTGCAGGCGATCATTCCGGGCGGTGTTTCGGCCAAGGTGTTCCGGGCCGGCGAACGCGTGACCCTGCGTCGGCGGGGTCTCGACGGCAAGGATGTGGTGGAGGAAAAGGACGTGCTGGATCTGCCCTACGATTTCGACACGTTGATTGCGGCCGGGAGCATGTCCGGGTCCGGCGCGGTGATCGTGGTGGACGATTCGGTTAGCATGGTGGATGTGCTGGCGAACATCAGCGCGTTTTTCGCCCATGAAAGCTGCGGCCAGTGCACGCCCTGCCGCGAAGGTTCGCTCTGGATGGCCAAGATCCTGAAGCGGCTGGCCGAGGGACGCGGTCGGCGACGGGACGCCGACGATCTGCTGCACATTGCGGACAACATCCCGGGCGGCCGGACGATTTGTGCCTTTGGCGATGCCTGTTCGTGGCCGGTGCAGAGCACAGTGGCCAAGTTCAAGGAACAGTTTGTGGCCCGCGGTGAGGAGGGCGAGGCGCGCCGCGAGGCGCGCCGGGCGGGTGACGCTGCGGCGGCGGGGTCGGGCCGCGCGGGAGCGACCCGGCCCACTGCGACGGCAGGGGCAAGGATGGCATGA
- a CDS encoding molybdopterin-dependent oxidoreductase — protein MSTVTSSSTSTAAGAAAPAVETIRVRINGREIEVPRMMPDWQGKPAPTTMLQACELAGVTVPHYCYHPKLPVAGNCRMCLVEYGTPALGPDRKPILNPDGTPRIVKSPRPAIACATPISPGMEIYTDTPGVRAMRAGVLEFLLINHPLDCPICDQAGECKLQEYALDYGEATSRFVEAKVHKPKAVDLGPRIVFDAERCILCTRCIRFTRDIVGDDALGIVNRGSYNTIATAPGRQFDNNYTLNTVDICPVGALTSRDFRFRMRVWFLKETPGICPSCGTGCNILIGSRQGRIYRYTPRPNDAVNSHWMCDYGRLNYKWIHRPDRLRKVRIHGQDSSWERATAEILERLRGAEPGTVGIIGSARLSNEELWLLSRLKARLQAISDAVPREGEGDHLLLNPDRNPNTQGARLTGICFTEIGIQLPQILQQVRKGRIRILLVFGEELTRHGFEPALLRGLDLLVVCDVLPNATTELAHYLLPGCAPAEKMGTFTNVRGRVQRFEAAIPPPGDARPEWEVLAEWVGALTGERLPGHLPGLFDRMATEVPAFRGLTWSALGALGANVPV, from the coding sequence ATGAGCACGGTGACTTCCAGTTCGACCTCGACGGCGGCCGGTGCGGCCGCGCCGGCGGTGGAGACGATCCGGGTCCGCATCAACGGACGCGAGATCGAAGTGCCGCGGATGATGCCGGATTGGCAGGGAAAACCGGCGCCCACGACCATGTTGCAGGCGTGCGAGCTGGCCGGGGTAACCGTGCCGCACTACTGTTACCATCCCAAACTGCCGGTGGCGGGCAACTGCCGCATGTGCCTGGTGGAGTACGGCACACCGGCACTGGGACCGGACCGGAAACCGATCCTCAACCCGGACGGCACGCCGCGGATTGTGAAGTCGCCGCGGCCGGCGATCGCCTGTGCCACGCCAATCAGCCCCGGCATGGAGATCTACACCGACACCCCCGGAGTCAGGGCGATGCGGGCCGGCGTGCTGGAGTTCCTGCTGATCAATCATCCGCTGGACTGCCCGATCTGCGATCAGGCCGGCGAATGCAAGTTGCAGGAGTACGCGCTGGATTACGGGGAGGCCACAAGCCGGTTTGTGGAGGCCAAGGTCCACAAGCCCAAGGCGGTGGACCTGGGCCCGCGCATCGTGTTCGATGCCGAACGGTGCATCCTTTGCACGCGCTGCATCCGGTTTACCCGCGACATCGTGGGCGACGATGCCCTGGGGATTGTCAACCGCGGCAGTTACAACACCATTGCCACCGCGCCCGGCCGGCAGTTCGACAACAACTACACGCTCAACACGGTGGACATCTGCCCGGTCGGCGCGTTGACCTCCCGGGATTTCCGGTTCCGCATGCGGGTTTGGTTCCTGAAGGAAACCCCGGGCATCTGTCCCAGTTGCGGCACCGGTTGCAACATTCTGATCGGTTCCCGTCAGGGCCGGATCTACCGTTACACGCCCCGACCCAACGACGCGGTCAACAGCCACTGGATGTGCGACTACGGCCGGCTCAACTACAAGTGGATCCACCGTCCGGATCGTCTGCGCAAGGTTCGGATCCATGGACAGGATTCGAGTTGGGAGCGGGCCACGGCCGAAATCCTGGAACGGTTGCGCGGGGCGGAGCCGGGCACGGTGGGCATCATTGGCTCGGCCCGGCTATCGAACGAGGAACTGTGGCTGTTGAGCCGGTTGAAGGCGCGGTTGCAGGCGATCAGCGACGCGGTGCCGCGCGAGGGCGAGGGCGATCACCTGCTGTTGAATCCGGACCGGAATCCCAACACCCAGGGGGCGCGGCTGACGGGGATTTGCTTTACGGAAATCGGAATCCAGCTGCCGCAGATCCTGCAACAGGTGCGCAAGGGCCGGATCCGGATCCTTCTGGTGTTTGGCGAGGAACTAACCCGGCACGGGTTTGAACCGGCCCTGTTGCGGGGCCTGGACCTGCTGGTGGTGTGTGACGTGCTGCCCAACGCCACCACGGAACTGGCGCATTATCTCCTGCCGGGGTGCGCCCCGGCGGAGAAGATGGGCACGTTCACCAACGTGCGGGGCCGGGTGCAGCGGTTTGAGGCGGCCATTCCCCCGCCGGGCGACGCCCGGCCGGAGTGGGAGGTGCTGGCGGAATGGGTGGGTGCCCTGACTGGGGAACGGCTGCCGGGGCATTTGCCGGGGTTGTTCGATCGCATGGCCACCGAGGTGCCGGCCTTTCGGGGCCTGACCTGGTCGGCTTTGGGGGCGCTGGGCGCCAACGTGCCGGTGTAG